The Nitrospinota bacterium genomic sequence GATTCGATTTTACGGTCTATGAGCGGCTTGTCCGGATAGCGCTGCTTCAAGTCGTTGTATTCCTCCAGGGCCCTGGCCTGCTGCTCCATTTCCTCGTAGCAGATGGCTATCCCGAGCCGGATGTCATACTCGTACTTGCTTTTGGGCGAAGCTTCCATGATTTTCTGGAAAAGCGTCAAGGCGCCCTTGGCGTCGTTGAGTATGAACTTGCTGTTGGCGATCTGATATTGCGAATCGAGCGTGTAAGCGCCGCCGGGATACTTGTCCAGAAGGCTTTGGTACTCCACTATCGCCTGCTGAAAATCCCCTTTGCGGAAATACGCCGAGCCAATTTTAAAGCGGTACTCCTCCTCGCTGACCTTGCCTTTGTGTTCGTTGAGGATGCGCTGGTATTGCATCACGGCGAGGTCGTATTTTTTGAGCGACTGCTCGTATATCTCGGCGATATAGTTCTTCGCCTTAAGGTCCAGTTCGCCGTTTTTTTCCTTTTCTCCCACCCGCGCGAAAAACTCTATCGCCTTGTCCGGCTCGTTCAAGTCCAGGTAATGAATTTCGCCCAGCTTGAAAAGCGCCCTGCCGGCGAAAGAAGAGCTGGGATATTCCTCCACCACCACCCGCAGCTTGGAAACGGACTCGGACTGGCGGCCGTTTAGCCACAGTTTTTCGGCCTCTTCATACAGGGCCTGATCCCTGTCGCCACAGGCGGCCAGCGACAGGATCACACACAGGAGCGCCGATAGAAGACTATTCGCTCTCAATATTCTCGCTCCCGGAGGGCTCTTCTCCGTCTGGCTTGGGAGTGACCGCCGCCGCGTCCCCCTGGTCGGAAACTGAGCTGAAGGACACAACCTTGTCCCCCTCGCCGACATTTATCACGCGCACCCCTTTGGTGTTCCTGCCGATGAGAGACACCTCGGCGGCGCCTGTGCGGATGGCCACGCCGTTCTTGCTGATTATTATCAGCCCGTCGCTGTCCTTCACAAGCTTCACGCCCACCACCGCGCCGGACTCCTCGTCGCACTTGATGTCTATCACGCCCTTGCCTCCGCGCCCTTGCAGCGGGTAAAGGGATATGGCGGAGCGCTTTCCGTATCCATCTTCCTTGATGGTGAAGATGGTGGAAGAGTCCTGGTCTTCATCGGACACCGCCACCATGCTCACCACGGTGTCCCCTTCGTCCAGCCTGATTCCGCGCACCCCCCGGGCCACCCGGCCCATGGGGCGAAGGTCGTTCTCGTGGAACATGATGGACATTCCAAGCCTGGATGTCAGAAGTATCTTCTTGTTCCCGTCGGTGACGGTGACGGCGATGACGTCGTCCCCTTCCTCCAGGTCTATCGCGATGATGCCGCCGGAATGGATGCGGGAGAAAGCCTCCATGTCGGTCTTCTTTATGTACCCTTTCCGGGTGGTGGTCACAAGGTATGTCCCCGGCTTGAACTCCGACACGGGGAAAATGGTGGCCACCTTTTCGCCCGGCTGAAGCTGGATCAGGTTGACCACGGCCTTGCCGGAGCCGGAACGGGAAGATTCCGGGGCCTCGTACACCTTTTTGCGGAAGACGCGCCCCTTGTCGGTGAAGAACAGTATGTTGTCGTGGGTGGAGGCGACGAAAAGCTCGTTTACGATGTCCTCCTCCTTCATGCTCATCCCGCGCACTCCTTTGCCCCCCCGTTTCTGGGCGCGGAAAATGTCCAGCGCGCTGCGCTTTATGTATCCCATGGTGGAGATGGTGACCACCATGTCCTCCCTGGCGATCAGG encodes the following:
- a CDS encoding tetratricopeptide repeat protein, which gives rise to MRANSLLSALLCVILSLAACGDRDQALYEEAEKLWLNGRQSESVSKLRVVVEEYPSSSFAGRALFKLGEIHYLDLNEPDKAIEFFARVGEKEKNGELDLKAKNYIAEIYEQSLKKYDLAVMQYQRILNEHKGKVSEEEYRFKIGSAYFRKGDFQQAIVEYQSLLDKYPGGAYTLDSQYQIANSKFILNDAKGALTLFQKIMEASPKSKYEYDIRLGIAICYEEMEQQARALEEYNDLKQRYPDKPLIDRKIESIKKRLAKKSQPSEIKKVRTVPNPHARH